In Eucalyptus grandis isolate ANBG69807.140 chromosome 4, ASM1654582v1, whole genome shotgun sequence, the following proteins share a genomic window:
- the LOC104442618 gene encoding ervatamin-B → MALSLAGKFYLCLVLMLASWALLAAFRTLHEASIEQKHEQWITKHGRIYADSEEKGKRLEIFANNVRFIEDFNRAGNRTFKLGLNAFSDKTVDEFLQFSTGLLLPSTPRPRTTSFMHANITHIPRCIDWVAKGAVNAIKNQGQCGSCWAFSAVAAIESITQIKTGKLLELSEQQLVDCIKNSGCSRGWMDTAFDYTIQNGGITSETKYPYIATNGTCHVPTASLSVAKIVGYEDVPANNEGEILKAVAMQPVSVSIDGSRREFHLYSSGVFNWNCGTEVTHAVAIVGYGTARDCTNYWKIRNSWGETWGEAGYMRIQRDYAQPEGLCGIAMHASYPVVQ, encoded by the exons ATGGCTTTATCACTTGCGGGAAAATTCTACCTTTGCTTGGTACTAATGTTGGCTTCATGGGCTTTGCTTGCAGCTTTTCGTACATTACATGAAGCTTCCATTGAGCAGAAGCATGAGCAATGGATAACTAAGCATGGACGCATCTATGCAGACAGTGAAGAGAAGGGCAAGCGTCTTGAGATTTTTGCAAACAATGTGCGATTCATCGAAGACTTCAATCGCGCAGGGAATCGCACTTTCAAGCTTGGCTTGAACGCGTTCTCGGACAAAACCGTCGACGAATTCCTTCAGTTTAGTACTGGACTGTTGTTGCCATCGACTCCCCGCCCAAGAACAACGTCGTTCATGCATGCAAACATTACCCACATCCCCCGTTGCATAGATTGGGTGGCCAAAGGAGCCGTAAATGCTATAAAAAATCAAGGTCAATGTG GCTCTTGCTGGGCCTTCTCGGCGGTAGCGGCAATAGAATCAATTACCCAGATCAAGACTGGTAAGTTACTGGAACTGTCGGAGCAACAATTGGTAGACTGTATCAAAAACTCGGGCTGCAGTCGTGGTTGGATGGACACCGCCTTTGACTACACGATACAAAATGGAGGCATCACCTCTGAAACTAAATATCCCTACATTGCAACGAACGGAACATGCCATGTTCCCACGGCGTCCTTGAGCGTGGCCAAAATTGTGGGTTATGAGGATGTCCCTGCCAACAATGAGGGAGAGATCTTGAAGGCCGTGGCGATGCAACCGGTCTCGGTCAGCATCGATGGCAGCCGGCGGGAATTCCACTTGTACTCGAGTGGCGTTTTCAACTGGAACTGTGGGACAGAGGTGACCCATGCTGTTGCGATTGTAGGCTATGGAACAGCTAGGGATTGCACCAACTATTGGAAGATCAGGAACTCCTGGGGGGAGACGTGGGGCGAAGCTGGCTACATGAGGATTCAAAGAGATTATGCTCAACCAGAAGGATTATGTGGAATTGCCATGCATGCTTCTTATCCTGTTGTCCAATGA